From the genome of Bacteroidota bacterium, one region includes:
- a CDS encoding response regulator, which produces MSSNENLILIIDDEVQIRRLLEITLNVNEYKVCEATNAKEGLMAAATNNPALIILDLGLPDEDGQSVLKKLREWFNGPIIVLSVRNSEEDIIRALDSGANDYLTKPFRTGELLARIRAAFRFIQQGEKENPILTFSNLTVDLSSHTVKKGGTTLKLTSTEYALLALLAKNSGKVLTHQYILREVWGQGYIDQTQYLRVFIAQVRKKIETDPSRPSLIITESGIGYRFGE; this is translated from the coding sequence ATGAGTAGTAATGAGAATCTAATATTGATCATTGATGACGAGGTTCAAATCCGTCGGTTGCTGGAAATCACTTTAAATGTAAATGAATATAAAGTTTGCGAAGCAACCAACGCAAAGGAAGGATTAATGGCCGCAGCCACCAACAATCCGGCCCTGATCATTCTCGATTTGGGATTGCCGGACGAAGATGGTCAGAGTGTCTTAAAAAAATTAAGGGAGTGGTTTAACGGGCCGATTATTGTTCTTTCCGTCAGAAATTCCGAAGAAGATATCATCCGTGCCCTCGACAGCGGGGCCAATGATTACCTCACCAAACCATTCCGCACGGGAGAATTGCTTGCGCGCATAAGGGCAGCATTCCGTTTTATCCAGCAGGGAGAAAAGGAAAATCCCATATTGACTTTTTCCAATTTAACCGTTGACCTTTCCAGTCATACAGTAAAAAAGGGCGGTACAACCCTAAAACTCACCTCTACAGAATACGCCTTACTTGCCCTGCTTGCAAAAAATTCAGGAAAGGTATTAACCCATCAATATATCTTGAGGGAAGTCTGGGGGCAAGGTTATATTGACCAGACCCAATATCTCAGGGTTTTTATTGCGCAGGTACGCAAGAAGATCGAGACCGATCCCTCACGTCCTTCGCTAATTATTACCGAATCAGGAATAGGTTATAGATTTGGGGAATAA
- a CDS encoding sensor histidine kinase KdpD: protein MTVEQNRPNPDELLSALKLEEEKSKKGKLKIFFGMCAGVGKTYAMLQAAQNEKAKGVDLVIAFVETHNREDTGKLLEGLEIIPRKTYSYKNTTLQELDIDAVIQRKPKIAIIDELAHSNAPGSRHTKRFQDVLDILDNGIDVYTTVNVQHLESRSETVTQITGVPVRETLPDDIFEKADFLELVDITPDELLQRFSEGKIYTPERSREAIQNFFRKGNITALREMALRIMADRVDKQLHQYMQQKRIPGPWKSGLHLMAVIGPSPYSAKLLRWAKNLSYTMGATLLAVHVESSRKLSETQQLQLTKNINLAKQLGAEYISTSGDDIVKAILNIAQKENITHIIIGKSRKRTFLQLFRVGNFVNRIIRHSGNIDVYVVGSDLLSDNKYKKYISLPAFSSGFSHYVAAAMVIILTALCFYPLHNLIGYQIVAFALLFTVSILAIFYGIGPILLAATLSALLWDFFFIPPSFTLHIGKPEDVMILLMYFTIALLNGVLTSRVRRQERLTRDREERTNALFQLTKKLSLASGVQEILKISDNAIEKHFHFNCTFILQNGNNELSQDYRETSHFHLSGSELSIAAWAFQHSDVAGKFTDTLPSTDLTFYPLNGARLRLGVAAIKHEKAFTHDEELFWDNFKTQIINALEREFLNEMALRASILNESDKLYKTLFNSISHELRIPIATIMGASDSLLSTEFDKKTSSSLCSEIYTASRRLNRLIENLLNMSRLESGRITPRLDWYDVHDLAYTVTENLKNELQNFTAEIVIPEDMPLVKFDFGLIEQVLHNLVFNSTQHAPEKSTIRIKMYYDKPNFVMQVMDRGTGFPSETLPFVLNKFYRLESSKTGGTGLGLSIVKGFVEAHNGTVQIKNRQHGGAVITVKIPSDLPEFNLNKTNE from the coding sequence ATGACAGTCGAACAAAACAGACCCAATCCCGATGAATTGCTTTCTGCACTAAAACTTGAAGAAGAGAAAAGCAAAAAGGGAAAGCTGAAAATATTTTTTGGCATGTGTGCCGGCGTAGGAAAAACTTATGCCATGCTACAGGCTGCCCAAAATGAAAAAGCCAAAGGAGTGGATCTGGTCATTGCCTTTGTTGAAACACATAATCGAGAGGATACCGGGAAACTTCTTGAAGGCCTGGAAATAATTCCCCGAAAAACTTATTCATATAAAAATACTACGCTTCAGGAACTGGACATTGATGCAGTAATTCAACGCAAGCCCAAAATTGCTATTATCGATGAACTGGCTCACAGCAATGCACCAGGAAGCCGCCATACCAAAAGGTTCCAGGATGTACTGGATATACTCGACAACGGGATCGATGTCTATACGACTGTCAATGTTCAACATCTCGAAAGCCGCTCGGAGACAGTGACCCAAATAACCGGTGTGCCCGTCAGAGAAACCCTGCCCGATGATATTTTCGAAAAAGCCGATTTTCTTGAACTGGTTGATATTACACCCGACGAATTGCTTCAACGGTTCTCCGAAGGTAAAATTTACACGCCGGAACGTTCCCGTGAAGCTATCCAAAATTTTTTCCGGAAAGGGAATATCACTGCACTCCGTGAGATGGCTTTGCGAATTATGGCCGACAGGGTGGATAAGCAGCTGCATCAATATATGCAGCAAAAACGGATACCCGGTCCCTGGAAATCAGGTTTGCATCTGATGGCAGTGATTGGCCCCAGTCCATATTCTGCCAAACTTTTAAGATGGGCAAAAAACCTTTCCTATACTATGGGCGCCACATTACTTGCCGTTCATGTTGAAAGCTCCCGCAAGCTTTCAGAAACCCAGCAACTGCAACTGACCAAAAACATAAACCTGGCCAAGCAGTTGGGCGCAGAATACATTTCCACTTCCGGAGATGACATTGTCAAGGCAATTTTAAATATTGCTCAAAAAGAAAACATCACTCATATTATTATAGGTAAAAGCCGGAAAAGAACCTTTCTCCAATTATTCAGGGTCGGAAATTTCGTCAACAGGATCATCCGGCATAGCGGAAATATAGATGTATATGTCGTAGGTTCTGATTTATTATCGGATAATAAATATAAAAAATACATATCGCTGCCGGCCTTTAGTTCCGGTTTTTCGCATTATGTAGCTGCTGCTATGGTCATCATTTTGACAGCGCTCTGCTTTTATCCGCTTCACAATCTGATTGGCTATCAGATTGTTGCATTCGCCTTGCTTTTTACGGTTTCTATTCTGGCCATTTTTTACGGAATTGGTCCCATTTTGCTTGCAGCAACACTAAGTGCCCTTTTGTGGGATTTTTTCTTTATTCCTCCTTCATTTACCCTGCATATTGGAAAGCCGGAAGATGTAATGATCCTGTTGATGTACTTCACTATTGCTTTACTAAATGGAGTTTTAACTTCTCGCGTCCGAAGGCAGGAAAGATTAACCAGGGATAGGGAAGAACGTACTAATGCTCTATTTCAATTGACTAAAAAACTTTCCTTGGCCTCCGGCGTTCAAGAAATATTAAAAATTTCAGATAATGCCATAGAAAAGCATTTCCATTTTAACTGTACCTTCATCCTGCAAAACGGTAATAATGAATTAAGTCAGGATTACAGGGAAACTTCTCATTTCCACCTGTCGGGTTCCGAATTAAGTATTGCTGCCTGGGCATTCCAACATTCGGATGTCGCCGGGAAATTCACTGATACTCTTCCTTCTACCGATCTGACTTTTTACCCGCTTAACGGGGCAAGGCTTCGCCTGGGAGTTGCAGCCATCAAACATGAAAAAGCCTTCACCCACGATGAAGAATTATTCTGGGATAATTTCAAAACCCAAATAATCAACGCACTTGAACGGGAGTTTCTCAACGAGATGGCCCTTAGGGCTTCTATTCTCAATGAATCCGACAAGCTTTACAAAACCTTGTTCAATTCTATTTCACATGAATTGAGGATTCCCATTGCCACCATCATGGGCGCTTCAGATTCCCTCCTGTCCACAGAGTTTGATAAAAAAACTTCGTCCAGTTTGTGTTCGGAAATCTATACTGCATCCCGGCGTTTAAACAGATTGATTGAGAATCTCCTTAATATGTCAAGGCTTGAATCAGGAAGGATCACACCTCGCCTTGACTGGTACGATGTCCACGATTTAGCATATACCGTAACCGAAAATTTAAAAAACGAACTTCAGAATTTTACAGCAGAAATAGTCATTCCCGAGGATATGCCTTTGGTGAAATTTGATTTTGGGTTGATTGAGCAGGTTTTGCACAACCTGGTATTCAATTCAACCCAACACGCACCGGAGAAATCGACCATTCGCATTAAAATGTATTACGATAAGCCCAATTTTGTCATGCAGGTAATGGACAGGGGAACCGGATTTCCTTCAGAAACCCTACCCTTTGTACTGAATAAATTTTACAGGCTGGAAAGTTCTAAAACAGGAGGGACAGGTCTGGGCTTATCCATCGTAAAAGGATTTGTTGAAGCCCACAACGGGACGGTGCAGATCAAAAACAGGCAACACGGAGGGGCCGTCATCACAGTCAAAATACCCTCTGACTTACCGGAATTTAATTTAAACAAAACGAATGAGTAG